A genomic stretch from Anaerohalosphaeraceae bacterium includes:
- a CDS encoding alginate lyase family protein: MMQGLGVSVFVWIILGLQTPSAFVHPGLLSTRVDLERIRAKVAAGEQPWNGSWDILVSNTNSFLHTKSEAVPIIYAGEGHSENYIRLARDCARAYQCALRYQISGETAYGDKAVEILNAWASVMTGWQGDTNVSLRAGLYGYQLACAAELMRDYSGWSADAFAAFQTWMLNVFYAKNSSFLASHHGTCSSHYWANWDLANVASVMAIGVLCDRQDIFQEGLNYFYHGEGNGSIRNAVHFIHPDGLGQWQESGRDQGHTLMGVPLLGTICEMAWNQGIDLYGYDDNRVLAGCESIAKYNLGQEVPFVIYMTCRYPNWPAHSAVSSTARGQMRPGWEMIYNHYVNRKGLSAPYTRRFAEKVRPEGGGFNYGTTSGGFDQLGFTTLTHTLEPIASKCAPSALRLTVQGRQIVLAWAGSASAQSYNIKRRISHGGPYTTIAKTKETHYTDSGLTPGITYYYTVSSNIPKGETEDCAPAAATANQQLFGTVIGTEGSYQNAGAVRDAVFDGCLQNFFDAPNRSAWAGLDFGEGVRARITEIRYCPRPGYGSRMVGGRFQGSNTADFTDEVVDLFIIRTQPPDGVLTSQPISNPNWFRYVRYLSPADGYGNAAEVQFFGETTSSLKNFAPPPNQ, translated from the coding sequence ATGATGCAGGGTCTGGGGGTGAGTGTTTTCGTTTGGATAATTCTGGGGCTGCAGACACCCTCTGCGTTTGTCCATCCGGGGCTTCTGTCCACGCGAGTGGATTTAGAACGGATTCGTGCAAAGGTTGCGGCTGGGGAGCAGCCATGGAACGGCAGCTGGGACATCCTTGTGAGCAATACGAATTCATTTCTCCATACAAAATCGGAAGCGGTGCCGATTATCTATGCAGGTGAGGGACATTCGGAGAATTATATCCGGCTGGCTCGAGACTGTGCCCGGGCTTATCAATGCGCACTTCGTTATCAGATATCCGGCGAAACGGCGTATGGAGACAAGGCGGTGGAGATTTTGAACGCCTGGGCTTCTGTGATGACCGGCTGGCAGGGAGATACCAATGTCAGTCTGCGTGCCGGTCTATACGGATACCAGCTGGCCTGTGCAGCGGAGCTGATGCGGGATTATTCCGGCTGGAGTGCGGATGCTTTTGCGGCATTTCAAACGTGGATGCTTAATGTTTTTTACGCAAAAAATTCTTCTTTTCTTGCCTCTCATCACGGCACGTGCAGCAGCCACTACTGGGCCAATTGGGATTTGGCGAATGTTGCCTCCGTGATGGCGATTGGTGTGCTGTGCGATCGACAGGATATTTTCCAGGAGGGGCTGAATTATTTTTATCATGGGGAAGGGAATGGTTCTATTCGAAATGCGGTTCATTTTATTCATCCGGACGGATTAGGCCAGTGGCAGGAAAGCGGGCGGGACCAGGGACATACCTTAATGGGGGTGCCGCTGTTGGGAACTATTTGCGAGATGGCCTGGAATCAAGGGATTGACCTTTACGGATATGACGATAATCGAGTGCTGGCGGGCTGTGAATCTATTGCCAAATATAATCTGGGGCAGGAGGTGCCTTTTGTAATCTATATGACCTGCAGGTATCCCAACTGGCCGGCTCATTCGGCGGTTTCTTCGACGGCGCGCGGTCAAATGCGGCCCGGCTGGGAGATGATTTATAATCATTATGTCAACCGAAAAGGCCTGTCAGCCCCTTATACCCGGCGGTTTGCGGAGAAAGTTCGTCCGGAAGGAGGAGGGTTTAATTACGGGACGACCAGCGGCGGATTTGACCAGCTTGGTTTTACGACACTCACGCATACGCTGGAGCCGATTGCCTCCAAATGCGCACCGAGCGCCCTGCGGCTGACTGTTCAGGGCCGGCAGATTGTTTTGGCCTGGGCGGGTTCGGCTTCCGCTCAAAGCTACAATATCAAACGCCGTATCTCGCACGGCGGTCCTTATACGACGATTGCAAAGACGAAAGAGACACACTACACCGACAGTGGTTTGACGCCGGGAATCACCTATTATTACACTGTTTCCTCTAACATACCGAAGGGAGAAACGGAGGATTGTGCTCCGGCGGCCGCGACGGCGAATCAGCAGCTGTTTGGAACGGTGATTGGGACAGAGGGGTCCTATCAAAATGCCGGTGCAGTAAGGGATGCGGTTTTTGACGGCTGCCTGCAAAACTTTTTTGATGCCCCGAACCGTTCGGCCTGGGCTGGACTGGATTTTGGGGAAGGTGTCAGGGCTCGAATTACAGAGATAAGATACTGTCCACGGCCCGGTTACGGCAGTCGAATGGTGGGCGGTCGATTTCAGGGCTCTAATACGGCGGATTTCACCGACGAAGTTGTGGATTTGTTTATCATCCGTACACAGCCGCCGGATGGGGTCCTGACCTCACAGCCGATTTCAAATCCGAATTGGTTCCGATATGTCCGGTATTTGTCCCCGGCCGACGGGTATGGGAATGCCGCAGAAGTCCAGTTTTTCGGCGAGACGACAAGTTCTTTGAAAAACTTTGCGCCGCCCCCAAATCAGTGA
- a CDS encoding DUF5010 C-terminal domain-containing protein, whose amino-acid sequence MKRVLGFGLLVWMSAVSISSAGIIRVYTGTRQGGQAETRPLRFHQDEQNQVRVWAEDAAYTSQPGEPDIPWQVLRVVLPPFADLEQIAVWVDGVYSAIDETQKIAPRGPWGTWDPEGNPIFVWPEGRNIVDGYDTEIYGRDAFWPKETYRLIHKGQLEDWKLVEIAVPLVRYNPVTGQVQELTEAKVWTDWDRKAERRKRLEAAGRTINARRGRERVRELAVNFTSAAAEYEAEEGASSVVGTLSTGSGESLIGTAGVNSKGYVILTTSSIVNSSTKLAAFVAHKASRGWNVSVVTESTWGGGTGSTAAVNIRNWLRANYQTRDILYVLLIGDPHPDTGTVPMRWYDDGRGSAPIDAMYSDLSTADGWDKYWEVVVGRIPNYGTISILDAILQKTMSYENSHQVLWRRKGLLPMVPLDDTTPAYQCGEQIRSTFYIPNGIASTRIYRDNYGLNPAPEYLLSTRYPATEWASQPYGFVTWLTHGYWNIANEVINNDNVPWLNDSYPSAVYQGSCLNAYPENNSNLAYKILQRGAITTVAATRESYYDVGQTNFAGGGSIGTLAYRYTRNMVVNRQTCGLALANAKQQDYIYPPNATRMTLYGDPSIFVLVDPDFNPPTPNPMTWSAEPSESGMGTVTMTAATAVDPEGADVQYYFQCVSGGGKDSGWQSSPVYTDTGVVQTTSTYRVKARDLSDNQNETAYSEPFTANLSPYPYGGQVRGLPGKIQAEHFDVGGQGVTYFDTTTGNSGEVLRIREDVDIVSVTDGISDYAIEVVEGEWLTYRVNTAAETVDLYLRAAAMQAGGQVQVWLDDALLATVDVPNTGSLDAWQNVVVPSVALQEKASAVLKLEFVGSGYRVNWIDFQSRLPYQGTPIVLPGIVQFEDFDIGGQGISYFDTTGGNSYGSYRTDVDVDILAISDGGAGYGVYMTTGEWMEYTCSAQAGLYALRVRYTTNYAVQSMQLLDGETGQVLASFPLARTGGWSAWQDAVIEGVYLPGGENRLLRFYLADSLVSLNYVEFIRRYNLADLNRSGLVDLEDFSILSGQWLREPNEVSADIAPTGGDGWVDLADLAELADNWLIVQ is encoded by the coding sequence ATGAAGCGAGTTCTGGGATTTGGACTTCTAGTTTGGATGTCTGCCGTTTCGATATCGTCGGCAGGGATTATTCGGGTGTACACAGGAACTCGTCAGGGAGGACAGGCAGAGACACGTCCGCTGCGGTTTCATCAAGACGAGCAAAATCAAGTTCGAGTTTGGGCGGAAGATGCCGCCTATACAAGTCAGCCGGGCGAGCCGGATATTCCCTGGCAGGTATTGCGGGTAGTTCTGCCGCCGTTTGCAGATTTGGAGCAGATTGCTGTGTGGGTGGACGGGGTTTACTCTGCCATTGATGAGACCCAGAAGATTGCACCTCGGGGGCCGTGGGGAACTTGGGACCCGGAGGGAAATCCGATTTTTGTCTGGCCGGAGGGCCGAAACATTGTGGATGGATATGATACGGAAATCTATGGCCGTGATGCTTTTTGGCCAAAAGAAACGTATCGGCTGATTCACAAGGGGCAGCTGGAGGATTGGAAACTGGTTGAAATAGCCGTCCCGCTTGTTCGATACAATCCTGTAACCGGACAGGTACAGGAACTGACAGAGGCAAAAGTCTGGACGGATTGGGACCGAAAGGCGGAGCGGCGCAAACGGTTGGAAGCGGCTGGACGAACAATCAACGCTCGCCGAGGACGGGAACGGGTTCGGGAACTGGCGGTCAATTTTACTTCCGCAGCGGCGGAGTATGAGGCGGAGGAGGGGGCTTCTTCTGTTGTCGGAACCCTTTCGACGGGGTCCGGGGAGAGCCTTATCGGCACAGCGGGAGTGAATTCGAAGGGATATGTGATTTTGACGACTTCTTCGATTGTGAACAGCTCGACGAAATTGGCCGCGTTTGTAGCGCACAAAGCATCGCGGGGTTGGAATGTGAGCGTGGTGACGGAGAGCACCTGGGGCGGGGGAACGGGGTCGACGGCGGCCGTCAATATCCGCAACTGGCTTCGGGCGAATTATCAAACGAGGGATATTCTGTATGTGCTGCTGATCGGAGACCCGCATCCGGATACCGGAACGGTGCCGATGCGGTGGTACGATGACGGGCGAGGCAGTGCTCCGATTGATGCAATGTATTCAGATTTGAGCACGGCGGACGGTTGGGATAAATACTGGGAGGTGGTGGTTGGGCGGATCCCGAACTATGGGACGATTTCCATCCTGGATGCGATTCTCCAGAAGACGATGAGTTATGAGAATTCTCATCAGGTCTTGTGGCGGCGCAAGGGACTTTTGCCGATGGTTCCGCTGGATGACACAACGCCGGCCTATCAGTGCGGCGAGCAGATACGCAGCACCTTCTATATTCCAAACGGGATTGCCTCGACACGGATTTATCGGGACAATTACGGGCTGAATCCCGCTCCGGAATATTTGCTTTCGACTCGGTATCCGGCGACGGAATGGGCCAGCCAGCCGTATGGGTTTGTGACGTGGCTGACGCACGGGTATTGGAATATAGCCAATGAGGTCATCAATAACGACAATGTTCCGTGGCTGAATGATTCGTACCCCAGTGCGGTGTATCAGGGCTCCTGTCTGAATGCCTATCCGGAGAACAACTCCAATCTGGCCTATAAGATTCTGCAGCGGGGAGCCATTACGACGGTGGCAGCGACGCGCGAGAGTTATTACGATGTAGGACAGACCAACTTTGCCGGCGGCGGAAGCATCGGTACGCTGGCTTACCGTTATACGAGAAACATGGTGGTTAACCGTCAGACCTGCGGGCTGGCGCTGGCGAATGCCAAACAGCAGGATTATATCTATCCGCCGAATGCGACAAGAATGACTTTGTATGGGGACCCGTCGATTTTTGTGCTGGTGGACCCGGATTTCAATCCGCCGACGCCCAATCCGATGACGTGGTCGGCAGAGCCATCCGAGAGCGGGATGGGAACTGTAACGATGACGGCCGCGACCGCCGTTGACCCGGAGGGAGCGGATGTGCAGTATTATTTCCAGTGTGTTTCAGGAGGCGGCAAAGACAGCGGCTGGCAGAGCAGTCCGGTTTATACAGATACGGGGGTTGTACAGACCACGAGCACCTACCGTGTGAAGGCCCGGGATTTAAGCGATAATCAGAATGAAACGGCTTATTCAGAGCCGTTTACGGCGAATCTATCGCCTTATCCCTACGGGGGACAGGTTCGCGGACTTCCGGGCAAAATTCAGGCGGAGCATTTCGATGTCGGCGGACAGGGAGTTACGTATTTTGATACCACGACGGGCAATTCCGGCGAAGTGCTGCGGATTCGTGAAGATGTGGACATTGTTTCCGTAACAGACGGTATCTCAGATTATGCAATCGAGGTTGTTGAGGGGGAGTGGCTGACATATCGGGTCAATACGGCCGCAGAGACGGTGGATTTGTATCTGCGGGCGGCTGCTATGCAAGCCGGAGGACAAGTTCAGGTGTGGCTGGATGATGCCCTGCTGGCGACGGTGGATGTGCCGAATACCGGTTCCCTGGATGCCTGGCAGAATGTGGTTGTGCCGTCTGTTGCCCTGCAGGAGAAAGCAAGTGCGGTCTTAAAACTTGAGTTTGTCGGAAGCGGTTATCGGGTCAACTGGATAGACTTCCAAAGCCGTCTTCCGTATCAGGGGACCCCGATTGTTCTGCCTGGGATTGTTCAGTTTGAGGATTTTGACATCGGCGGGCAGGGGATTTCGTATTTTGACACCACTGGCGGCAACAGCTACGGGTCTTACCGGACAGATGTGGATGTGGACATTTTGGCCATTTCGGACGGCGGGGCGGGGTACGGGGTGTATATGACGACGGGCGAGTGGATGGAATATACCTGTTCGGCTCAGGCAGGGCTGTATGCCCTTCGGGTTCGGTACACCACCAATTATGCGGTGCAGTCGATGCAGCTGCTGGACGGGGAGACGGGACAGGTTTTGGCGAGTTTTCCGCTGGCGCGGACGGGGGGCTGGAGTGCCTGGCAGGATGCGGTGATTGAGGGGGTGTATCTGCCGGGGGGTGAGAATCGTCTGCTGCGGTTTTACCTGGCGGACTCGCTGGTGTCGCTGAATTATGTGGAGTTTATTCGGCGGTATAATTTGGCGGACTTGAATCGGTCGGGTCTGGTGGATTTGGAGGACTTTTCAATTTTGTCGGGTCAGTGGCTAAGGGAGCCGAATGAGGTGTCGGCGGATATTGCGCCGACGGGCGGGGACGGCTGGGTGGATCTGGCGGATTTGGCCGAGCTGGCAGACAACTGGCTGATTGTCCAGTAG
- a CDS encoding DUF5010 C-terminal domain-containing protein — MKKIILLAAVFWTVPVFSATITLVAGDAIGQSSFNSGLNWSNGQPPSAGNDYVVSIAQLRTPPDGGSYVFGGNSLTINTGGILMYKGTGSTGSITVNNLIGNGGTIIDHRNGTADVCNLYGNIHIAADSMMYAKQGPVNVYAAISGSAKITNPGSDGDGRTLTFYSSANTFTGSIVNNGRFVLADNAVLNFVIGASGVCNSISGTGAQTVLNGDFAFNLSGAGTNAGDSWTIVSASNRTFGSTFTVIGFTNKGGGVWEKSANGVTYQFDQSSGMLTVLPSEIYIDNSIQTYGALSNATVYMTGTSELHLTGSSSPLTNSTVHLNSSDAWLFFDSLKPSAVNTSTYLNQIKVNGAAAVLNTNIRIVEYEEGTVVIPHSTTYQALQVFSNVNFTGSSVNLGNYTYYRSTQLGAMNNNIRSFRLKRGYMATFAANDDGTGPSRVYVAKDADLWIGVMPADLENDVSFVRVFPWRWPSKKGWCGSATDAAMVSCTWRYDWDNVATSTLDMEYVPMRHNANWNSYSNINSKQNSTHVLAFNEPDKEDQANMTVQQVIDAWPNLTASGLRLGSPAPSDGGLSWLYDFIDQADALGLRVDFVAVHYYKNNWTADQLESWLRGIHQRTGRPLWITEFNNGCNWTTPHPTYEENAAKIDELTTRMASLPYVERYAIYQWCTNREMIVDGALTPAGVVYSNHLPPMANSLDINFECIGYYRLDEQTGTTAGDLSGKGRYGTLTGGLNFASNSVSGVLGQALQFDGTDDYIQLPSGFYEFDNGFSVSFWAYPTAVKNYARFVDLGSGPNADNIIVGRYGTTNDLFVQVFNGSAGGTAVRAANALELNVWQHFVVSISKRSSNNVKIYKNGQLILTATTSIPQSAIRTANYVGRSNWTADAYYQGLLDDVRIYDYAVTTSEAAALYASGGSRPYSSQPAVIPGRIEAEQYDLGQSGAAYYDTTVGNSGGAFRTDGDVDIRSISDYGSEYAVTNIAAGEWLRYTVNVTESGLYCLYLRASAIGNNIPVTVKLDNAVLGTISVNSTGSPDTFGTFMLNDLPLEAGAWRVLELSFPSAGLEVNWVEIRKQQSPWNGTAAVLPGRVEVENFDFGGPGYAYADTTVGNSGGAYRIYESVDIVSITDSVAGYAVDSIETGEWLTYTVSSSAAVKDLYVRLASMQSGGQIRVWLDDALLATVDVPNTGSLDAWQNVVVPSVALQEKASAVLKLEFVGSGYRVNWIDFQSRLPYQGTPIVLPGIVQFEDFDIGGQGISYFDTTGGNSYGSYRTDVDVDILAISDGGAGYGVYMTTGEWMEYTCSAQAGLYALRVRYTTNYAVQSMQLLDGETGQVLASFPLARTGGWSAWQDAVIEGVYLPGGENRLLRFYLADSLVSLNYVEFIRRYNLADLNRSGLVDLEDFSILSGQWLREPNEVSADIAPTGGDGWVDLADLAELADNWLILQ, encoded by the coding sequence ATGAAAAAAATCATTTTGCTGGCAGCGGTTTTTTGGACGGTACCCGTTTTTTCCGCCACGATTACATTGGTTGCGGGGGATGCGATTGGGCAGTCTTCTTTTAACAGCGGGCTGAACTGGAGCAACGGTCAGCCGCCGAGCGCGGGCAATGATTATGTGGTGAGCATTGCTCAGCTGCGCACCCCGCCGGACGGAGGCAGTTATGTTTTCGGCGGCAATTCGCTGACCATTAACACCGGCGGGATTCTGATGTACAAAGGGACCGGCTCGACCGGCAGCATCACGGTGAATAATCTCATCGGCAATGGGGGAACAATTATTGACCATCGGAATGGGACGGCCGATGTCTGCAATTTGTACGGGAACATTCATATTGCAGCCGATTCGATGATGTATGCCAAGCAGGGACCGGTGAATGTCTATGCAGCCATCAGCGGCAGTGCGAAAATTACGAATCCCGGTTCGGATGGGGATGGACGGACACTCACGTTTTATTCATCCGCCAATACGTTCACGGGAAGCATCGTTAACAACGGACGGTTTGTTCTGGCGGATAATGCCGTGCTGAATTTTGTAATCGGGGCCAGTGGGGTTTGCAACAGCATTTCCGGAACCGGTGCTCAAACTGTTTTAAATGGGGATTTTGCATTTAATTTGAGCGGGGCGGGGACTAATGCGGGAGACAGCTGGACGATTGTCAGTGCCTCGAATCGAACGTTTGGTTCTACGTTTACTGTAATTGGTTTTACGAATAAAGGCGGCGGCGTTTGGGAAAAGAGTGCCAATGGAGTTACCTATCAATTTGACCAGAGCAGCGGAATGCTGACGGTTCTTCCGTCTGAAATCTATATTGACAACAGTATTCAGACCTATGGCGCTTTAAGCAATGCGACGGTCTATATGACAGGCACTTCGGAGCTGCATTTGACCGGTTCGAGCAGTCCTTTGACAAACAGTACGGTGCACCTGAATTCTTCGGATGCCTGGCTGTTTTTTGATTCGCTCAAGCCGTCTGCTGTAAATACGTCAACCTACCTGAATCAAATTAAGGTGAATGGAGCGGCTGCCGTTCTGAATACAAATATTCGGATTGTTGAATACGAAGAGGGAACCGTGGTTATCCCGCATTCGACAACATATCAGGCCCTGCAGGTGTTCAGCAATGTGAATTTCACCGGCAGCTCCGTAAATCTGGGCAATTATACGTATTACCGTTCGACGCAGCTGGGGGCGATGAACAACAATATCCGTTCGTTCCGGCTCAAGCGAGGGTATATGGCAACCTTTGCGGCCAATGACGACGGGACAGGCCCCAGCCGGGTCTATGTTGCTAAGGATGCGGACCTGTGGATAGGGGTGATGCCGGCGGATTTGGAAAATGATGTATCGTTTGTGCGGGTGTTTCCGTGGCGGTGGCCTTCGAAGAAGGGCTGGTGCGGCAGTGCGACGGATGCGGCGATGGTCAGCTGTACCTGGCGGTATGACTGGGACAACGTGGCGACCTCGACGCTGGATATGGAGTACGTGCCGATGCGGCACAATGCCAACTGGAACAGTTATTCAAATATCAACAGCAAGCAGAACTCCACCCATGTATTGGCCTTTAATGAGCCGGATAAAGAAGATCAGGCGAATATGACGGTCCAGCAGGTGATTGACGCATGGCCGAATCTGACGGCCTCGGGGCTTCGGCTGGGGTCGCCGGCGCCGAGCGACGGCGGCTTAAGCTGGCTGTATGATTTCATCGACCAGGCGGATGCACTGGGGCTGCGGGTGGATTTTGTGGCAGTTCATTATTATAAGAACAACTGGACGGCGGACCAACTGGAAAGCTGGCTGCGCGGGATTCATCAGCGGACGGGACGGCCGCTGTGGATTACCGAATTCAATAACGGATGCAACTGGACGACTCCGCATCCGACCTATGAAGAGAATGCCGCCAAGATTGATGAGCTGACAACCCGAATGGCCAGTCTGCCGTATGTGGAGCGGTATGCGATTTATCAGTGGTGCACCAATCGGGAAATGATTGTGGACGGAGCCCTGACACCGGCGGGAGTAGTCTACAGCAATCATCTGCCGCCGATGGCGAACTCTCTGGACATCAATTTTGAGTGTATCGGGTATTATCGGCTGGATGAGCAGACAGGGACAACGGCCGGCGACCTGTCCGGGAAGGGACGGTACGGAACCCTGACGGGCGGGCTGAATTTTGCGTCAAACAGTGTCTCCGGTGTTCTGGGACAGGCTCTTCAGTTTGACGGGACGGATGACTATATTCAGCTTCCGAGCGGTTTTTATGAATTTGACAACGGGTTTTCCGTTTCGTTCTGGGCATATCCGACAGCGGTGAAGAATTATGCTCGTTTTGTGGATTTGGGCAGCGGGCCGAACGCTGATAATATTATCGTGGGGCGTTACGGCACAACCAATGACCTGTTTGTGCAGGTTTTTAACGGATCCGCAGGCGGGACAGCGGTTCGCGCGGCCAATGCGCTGGAACTGAATGTCTGGCAGCATTTCGTTGTGAGCATCAGCAAACGTTCCTCTAACAATGTGAAGATTTACAAGAATGGTCAGCTGATTCTGACGGCGACGACAAGCATTCCGCAGAGTGCGATACGGACGGCGAATTACGTCGGGCGGAGCAACTGGACGGCGGATGCCTATTATCAGGGACTGCTGGATGATGTGCGGATTTATGATTATGCGGTGACGACCAGTGAGGCGGCGGCCTTATATGCCTCCGGGGGCAGCCGTCCCTACAGCAGTCAGCCGGCTGTGATTCCCGGACGGATTGAAGCCGAACAATATGACCTCGGGCAGTCGGGAGCGGCTTATTATGATACGACGGTGGGCAACAGCGGCGGAGCGTTCCGGACGGACGGGGATGTGGATATTCGAAGCATTTCGGATTACGGCAGCGAATATGCCGTGACGAACATTGCAGCGGGAGAATGGCTCCGCTATACGGTGAATGTGACGGAATCCGGATTGTACTGTCTGTATCTGCGGGCGTCCGCGATTGGGAACAATATTCCGGTAACTGTGAAGCTGGACAATGCGGTGCTGGGGACGATTTCGGTCAACAGCACGGGCTCTCCGGATACGTTTGGGACATTTATGCTGAATGATTTGCCGCTGGAAGCGGGGGCCTGGCGAGTGCTGGAACTGAGTTTTCCGTCGGCCGGTCTTGAGGTTAATTGGGTTGAGATTCGCAAGCAGCAGTCGCCGTGGAACGGAACGGCGGCCGTTTTGCCGGGTCGGGTGGAGGTAGAGAACTTTGACTTTGGCGGTCCCGGATATGCCTATGCGGATACAACGGTTGGCAATTCAGGTGGAGCATATCGAATATACGAGTCGGTGGATATTGTTTCGATTACGGACAGTGTCGCCGGTTATGCGGTGGATTCGATTGAAACCGGTGAATGGCTCACTTATACCGTCAGCAGCAGTGCGGCCGTGAAGGATTTGTATGTGCGATTGGCCTCGATGCAGAGCGGCGGGCAGATTCGGGTGTGGCTGGATGATGCCCTGCTGGCGACGGTGGATGTGCCGAATACCGGTTCCCTGGATGCCTGGCAGAATGTGGTTGTGCCGTCTGTTGCCCTGCAGGAGAAAGCAAGTGCGGTCTTAAAACTTGAGTTTGTCGGAAGCGGTTATCGGGTCAACTGGATAGACTTCCAAAGCCGTCTTCCGTATCAGGGGACCCCGATTGTTCTGCCTGGGATTGTTCAGTTTGAGGATTTTGACATCGGCGGGCAGGGGATTTCGTATTTTGACACCACTGGCGGCAACAGCTACGGGTCTTACCGGACAGATGTGGATGTGGACATTTTGGCCATTTCGGACGGCGGGGCGGGGTACGGGGTGTATATGACGACGGGCGAGTGGATGGAATATACCTGTTCGGCTCAGGCAGGGCTGTATGCCCTTCGGGTTCGGTACACCACCAATTATGCGGTGCAGTCGATGCAGCTGCTGGACGGGGAGACGGGACAGGTTTTGGCGAGTTTTCCGCTGGCGCGGACGGGGGGCTGGAGTGCCTGGCAGGATGCGGTGATTGAGGGGGTGTATCTGCCGGGGGGTGAGAATCGTCTGCTGCGGTTTTACCTGGCGGACTCGCTGGTGTCGCTGAATTATGTGGAGTTTATTCGGCGGTATAATTTGGCGGACTTGAATCGGTCGGGTCTGGTGGATTTGGAGGACTTTTCAATTTTGTCGGGTCAGTGGCTAAGGGAGCCGAATGAGGTGTCGGCGGATATTGCGCCGACGGGCGGGGACGGCTGGGTGGATCTGGCGGATTTGGCCGAGCTGGCAGACAACTGGCTGATTTTGCAATAG
- a CDS encoding PEP-CTERM sorting domain-containing protein yields the protein MQRFFLLFLMLGIIPAAEAVLIDDFQGYTAGLIRDGVTGGVWTEITAGTSFARIGEDAGNLFLQTGWTGGGRGAFRSIPAVPNTSSAVTLFLQVYAGNSLQDTSFGLADQITTSAANWGDFEVQMALGNGDDSQHVNLRARDGSTVETYLALEIGRWYNIWAVIDQTSDWFDMYVTTGSDSAVGMSPINPDPINFRNGTIADLSYFLALTNYRDFNYRIDNIYLMDGVNLANPMIPEPASMMLLGLGGLLSVLRRR from the coding sequence ATGCAAAGGTTTTTCCTTCTTTTCCTGATGCTTGGGATAATCCCTGCCGCTGAAGCGGTTTTGATTGATGATTTTCAGGGGTACACAGCCGGGCTCATCCGGGACGGAGTGACCGGAGGAGTTTGGACGGAGATTACAGCCGGAACCTCTTTTGCAAGGATTGGGGAGGATGCAGGAAATCTTTTCCTGCAAACCGGATGGACAGGAGGCGGCCGCGGGGCTTTTCGTTCCATTCCTGCTGTTCCGAATACGTCTTCGGCCGTGACTTTATTTCTCCAGGTGTATGCCGGAAACAGTTTGCAGGATACGAGTTTCGGATTGGCTGATCAAATAACCACATCAGCGGCCAACTGGGGTGATTTTGAGGTTCAGATGGCTCTGGGAAACGGGGATGACAGCCAGCATGTCAACCTACGGGCTCGCGATGGAAGCACTGTGGAGACGTATCTGGCTTTGGAAATCGGCCGATGGTACAATATCTGGGCGGTTATCGACCAGACCAGTGACTGGTTTGATATGTATGTCACAACCGGCAGTGATTCGGCTGTTGGGATGTCTCCGATTAATCCGGATCCAATTAATTTTCGGAACGGGACCATAGCGGATTTGTCATATTTTCTGGCGCTTACGAACTACCGAGACTTCAACTATCGGATTGACAACATTTATCTGATGGATGGAGTGAATTTGGCGAATCCGATGATTCCGGAGCCGGCTTCGATGATGCTGCTGGGACTGGGCGGACTGTTGAGCGTTCTTCGCAGGCGGTAA